From Erinaceus europaeus chromosome 9, mEriEur2.1, whole genome shotgun sequence, one genomic window encodes:
- the LOC103120170 gene encoding olfactory receptor 6K2, translating into MDNSNQTTAHEFIFSAFPTSWVDSVLCFVPLLFIYIFIVIGNLVIITVVQLNVHLHTPMYLFISALSCLEVWYTTSTIPTMLTTLLSQQRTISLNGCLLQMYFFHSTGISEVCLLTAMAFDRYQAICCPLHYPTIMTPKFCAQLTLSCCACGFITPLPEIAWISTLPFCGSNHLEHIFCDFLPVLRLACTDTQAIILIQVVDIVHAVEIITAVMLIILSYVGIVAVILRIRSAEGRCKAFSTCVSHLTVFLLFFGSVALMYLRFSATYSLFWDTAIALAFAVLSPFFNPIIYSLRNKEIKEAIKKHLGQVRVFFS; encoded by the coding sequence ATGGACAACTCCAACCAGACCACTGCCCATGAGTTTATATTCTCTGCCTTCCCGACTTCCTGGGTAGATTCTGTCCTCTGTTTTGTGCCCCTCCTCTTTATCTATATATTCATTGTCATTGGAAACCTGGTAATCATCACAGTGGTACAGCTGAATGTGCACCTGCATACACCCATGTACTTGTTCATCAGTGCCCTCTCCTGCCTGGAGGTCTGGTACACCACAAGTACCATCCCCACAATGCTTACCACCTTGCTTAGCCAGCAGAGGACCATCTCCCTTAATGGCTGTCTTCTGCAGATGTACTTCTTTCACTCCACAGGCATCAGTGAGGTCTGTCTGTTAACTGCAATGGCATTTGACCGCTATCAGGCTATCTGCTGCCCTCTCCATTATCCCACCATCATGACACCCAAATTCTGTGCCCAGCTGACGCTCAGCTGCTGTGCCTGTGGCTTCATCACTCCCCTCCCTGAGATCGCCTGGATATCCACGCTGCCCTTCTGTGGCTCCAACCACCTGGAGCATATATTCTGTGACTTCCTCCCTGTGCTTCGTCTGGCCTGCACGGATACACAGGCCATCATCCTCATCCAGGTGGTAGACATCGTCCATGCCGTGGAGATCATCACAGCCGTGATGCTCATCATCTTGTCCTATGTGGGCATTGTGGCTGTCATTCTGCGCATTCGCTCTGCTGAAGGCCGTTGCAAGGCCTTCTCCACTTGCGTCTCCCACCTCACTGTTTTCCTGCTCTTCTTTGGCAGTGTGGCGCTCATGTATCTTCGCTTCTCAGCCACCTACTCTCTGTTCTGGGACACGGCCATTGCTCTGGCCTTTGCggttctctcccccttctttaacCCCATAATCTACAGTCTGaggaataaagagataaaagaagctATCAAAAAGCACCTGGGCCaagtgagggtttttttttcataa